Proteins encoded by one window of Glycine soja cultivar W05 chromosome 15, ASM419377v2, whole genome shotgun sequence:
- the LOC114387285 gene encoding uncharacterized protein LOC114387285 has product MESHSTAEDESGRKGSSGAHSSVSRWSPTKEQIDMLENFYKQGIRTPSTEQIQQITSRLRAYGYIEGKNVFYWFQNHKARQRQKLKQKQQSIAYCNCFLHASHPICQNVVCAPYCLQKSGFSFYPHQPKVLASVGISSRIETGSFGMLRICDGMQSEHPDYNYSTSNREALTLFPLHPTGILEEKTTHHSVDVTDKSFVSIAVDENGHLGNQHCFNFQY; this is encoded by the exons ATGGAGAGTCACAGTACTGCAGAGGATGAGAGTGGAAGGAAAGGATCAAGTGGTGCTCATTCATCAGTTTCACGATGGAGTCCTACAAAGGAGCAAATAGACATGTTGGAGAACTTTTACAAGCAGGGAATAAGGACTCCCAGCACTGAGCAAATACAACAGATTACCTCTAGGCTTAGGGCTTATGGTTACATCGAGGGAAAAAATGTCTTCTACTGGTTTCAAAATCACAAAGCGCGCCAAAGACAGAAGCTCAAGCAGAAGCAACAAAGCATTGCATACTGCAATTGCTTTCTTCATGCCTCCCACCCCATTTGCCAAAATG tTGTCTGCGCCCCATATTGTTTGCAAAAGAGTGGATTCAGCTTTTATCCTCACCAACCAAAGGTGCTTGCAAGTGTAGGTATTAGCTCAAGGATTGAGACTGGGTCCTTTGGCATGCTAAGAATATGTGATGGCATGCAGAGTGAACACCCGGATTATAACTATAGCACCAGTAACCGTGAAGCCTTAACTCTATTTCCTCTTCATCCAACCggtattttggaagaaaaaacaaCTCATCACTCTGTTGATGTCACCGACAAATCTTTTGTTTCTATTGCTGTTGACGAAAATGGTCATCTTGGAAATCAACACTGCTTTAATTTTCAGTACTGA